In one Chitinophaga sancti genomic region, the following are encoded:
- a CDS encoding response regulator, which produces MKKKILIVDDSAPMRFLLEAMLGNKYKVYAATDGLTATMWLSSGNIPDLIITDVQMPNIDGWQLAKNLAGNALYSDIPVIVLTGMDLKENLPLYPNVARVINKPFDPIKLLEIVDDQLSTRQSVSIAG; this is translated from the coding sequence ATGAAAAAGAAGATTTTAATAGTAGACGACAGCGCCCCAATGCGATTTTTGTTAGAAGCGATGTTAGGCAACAAGTACAAGGTATATGCCGCTACAGACGGACTGACTGCTACCATGTGGTTATCCAGCGGCAATATTCCGGATCTGATCATCACCGATGTGCAGATGCCTAATATAGACGGCTGGCAATTAGCCAAAAACCTCGCAGGAAATGCACTGTATAGCGATATACCAGTTATCGTGCTGACAGGTATGGACCTGAAAGAGAATTTACCCCTGTACCCAAATGTAGCCAGAGTGATTAACAAACCTTTTGATCCAATCAAATTGCTCGAGATCGTAGATGACCAGTTAAGCACAAGGCAGTCTGTGAGTATAGCGGGATGA
- a CDS encoding glycosyltransferase family 2 protein, with protein sequence MMILFYTSLFILFYNYIGYGFLVGILVACKRLLSRDPKETPAFMPAVTLIVAAYNEAAFIPEKIKNTLELDYPADKLEIIFITDGSNDGSEKIVQQYSRIRGMHEQERRGKTAAINRAMQTVQTPVVIFCDANTLLNAAAVKNIVRHYQDPKTGGVAGEKKVMQAGNSGAAGTEGIYWKYESVLKRLDAALYSVVGAAGELFSVRTTLFTPVEPEVILDDFIISLRVNQMGYRIAYAPDAFAMETPSAGITEEHKRKIRISAGGFQSIVMLRALLNVFRYPLLSFQYISHRVLRWTLSPLSLPILFISAAVLAFQGAGSWYQFIFVAQLIFYILAVIGFFLAKRDIKFKPCYIPFYFLFMNVAIYEGFFRYIRKQQSAVWEKARRETAVMNA encoded by the coding sequence ATGATGATTTTATTCTACACCAGTCTATTCATACTATTCTACAATTATATCGGGTATGGTTTCCTGGTGGGGATACTCGTGGCCTGCAAGCGCCTGCTGTCAAGGGATCCAAAGGAGACCCCTGCATTCATGCCTGCAGTCACCCTCATTGTTGCAGCATATAATGAAGCGGCATTTATACCAGAAAAAATTAAGAACACCCTCGAACTGGATTACCCTGCGGATAAATTAGAGATCATATTTATCACGGACGGTTCGAATGATGGTTCTGAAAAAATAGTGCAGCAGTATTCACGTATAAGAGGGATGCACGAACAGGAACGCAGGGGGAAAACAGCTGCCATCAACCGCGCGATGCAAACCGTACAAACGCCAGTGGTGATCTTCTGTGACGCAAATACGTTGTTGAACGCCGCCGCGGTTAAAAATATTGTACGGCATTACCAGGATCCCAAAACTGGTGGTGTAGCCGGTGAGAAAAAAGTAATGCAGGCTGGCAACAGCGGTGCAGCGGGCACTGAGGGCATCTATTGGAAGTATGAATCTGTATTAAAGCGATTGGATGCTGCCCTGTATTCGGTGGTCGGCGCTGCTGGTGAACTGTTCTCTGTAAGAACCACGCTGTTTACACCAGTGGAACCGGAAGTGATCTTAGACGATTTTATTATTTCTTTAAGAGTGAACCAAATGGGCTACAGGATTGCTTATGCGCCGGATGCCTTCGCCATGGAGACACCCTCAGCAGGGATTACGGAAGAACACAAACGCAAGATCCGCATCAGTGCCGGTGGTTTCCAATCCATCGTTATGCTGCGCGCATTGCTCAATGTGTTCCGCTATCCCCTCCTCTCCTTCCAGTACATTTCGCACCGTGTACTGCGCTGGACACTGAGTCCGCTTAGTTTGCCAATACTGTTCATCAGCGCGGCAGTACTGGCTTTCCAGGGAGCAGGCAGCTGGTACCAGTTCATCTTTGTTGCACAGTTAATATTTTATATACTCGCAGTCATCGGATTTTTCCTCGCTAAGAGAGACATCAAATTCAAGCCCTGCTATATTCCGTTCTATTTTCTCTTTATGAATGTGGCGATCTACGAAGGGTTCTTCAGGTATATCAGGAAACAGCAGTCTGCCGTGTGGGAGAAGGCAAGGAGAGAAACAGCCGTTATGAATGCTTAA
- a CDS encoding acyltransferase family protein translates to MSTNSNTQRINSMDALRALAMFLGVVLHAVMAYTMTPFENFYHDPHYSSNIYDVIFFVIHTFRMQLFYLIAGFFFRLLYFRIGEAAFIKHRTQRILIPFVVGLFLILPFTNLPLTAYTVTGGGQHLTGPDVSLILHNIMIWRGPVHLWFLYYLTLFYIIGIVLLRLKLPKLPAAIVPALLLAGSFVSLLLFDTYYIKYTPGLVPKPNYILYYGIFVYAGWVLHEHKEKYFPLLKRYGLAFTAIGLTAALLIYYNSTAAGILLKSGMTIATVSLVLGFLGVFLRWVNGESYTMRYLSDASYWVYLVHVGLVYMMQAWLGDTQLPGILKPVLCFMVPVAISLLSYQWFVRYTIIGFYLHGKRERSTTEEHKTVYKMSTSKS, encoded by the coding sequence ATGTCGACAAATTCCAATACACAACGTATTAACAGCATGGATGCACTCAGGGCACTTGCCATGTTCCTGGGTGTGGTATTGCATGCGGTGATGGCGTATACCATGACGCCTTTCGAGAATTTCTATCACGACCCTCATTACAGTAGCAATATTTATGATGTAATATTTTTTGTCATACATACATTCCGGATGCAGTTGTTTTACCTGATAGCCGGGTTCTTTTTTCGTTTGTTATACTTCAGGATTGGCGAAGCGGCGTTTATCAAACATCGTACGCAGCGCATCCTGATCCCCTTCGTAGTGGGTCTGTTCCTGATCCTTCCCTTTACCAATCTGCCGCTCACAGCGTATACGGTTACCGGTGGGGGCCAGCACCTCACCGGTCCGGACGTTTCCCTGATCCTGCATAACATCATGATCTGGAGAGGCCCGGTACACCTGTGGTTCCTGTATTACCTCACGCTGTTCTACATCATTGGTATTGTATTACTACGATTGAAACTGCCTAAACTGCCGGCAGCTATTGTACCTGCATTGCTGCTGGCAGGTTCATTTGTATCCCTGCTGCTCTTTGATACCTACTATATCAAATACACGCCAGGCCTGGTGCCAAAGCCTAATTACATCCTGTATTACGGTATTTTCGTATATGCAGGTTGGGTACTTCATGAACATAAAGAAAAATATTTTCCCCTGCTCAAACGCTATGGGCTGGCGTTTACAGCGATTGGTCTGACGGCTGCATTGCTGATATATTATAATAGTACCGCAGCCGGTATTTTACTGAAATCAGGTATGACTATTGCTACAGTATCGCTTGTGCTTGGTTTCCTCGGCGTGTTTCTGCGCTGGGTCAATGGTGAATCATATACTATGCGTTATCTATCGGATGCCTCCTACTGGGTATACCTGGTGCATGTAGGGCTGGTATATATGATGCAGGCATGGCTGGGAGATACGCAGCTGCCGGGAATACTGAAGCCTGTACTATGTTTTATGGTGCCTGTTGCAATTTCACTGCTCAGCTACCAGTGGTTTGTACGATACACAATTATTGGATTTTATTTACATGGGAAAAGAGAAAGATCGACTACCGAAGAACACAAAACAGTATACAAAATGTCGACATCTAAATCTTAG